Proteins from a single region of Allocatelliglobosispora scoriae:
- a CDS encoding glycoside hydrolase family 3 N-terminal domain-containing protein, whose protein sequence is MPETIPSRRRWLTALCGLTLAAAALAVPGGAAAAVLPYQDPSLPVATRVADLLGRMSLDEKLGQMTQAERASVTTAELTSYRVGSVLSGGGSAPSSNNAASWADMVDGFQNAALATPLGIPMIYGVDAVHGHNNVVGATIFPHNIGLGATRNPALVQSIGRAVAEEVTGTGIQWNFAPCLCVARNDRWGRTYESFGEKPELASSMTTIVTGLQGSTLGGAPASVLATAKHFIGDGGTTGGVDQGNTQISEAELRAIHLPPFQAAVQRGVGSVMISYSSWNGSKLHGNQFLINTVLKGELGFTGFVVSDWNGVDQIDGATGLSGTDVRTAINAGIDMVMAPTSWKTYISLLRTEVQAGRVTQARIDDAVKRILTKKFELGLFEHPLADRSYASTVGSAAHRNLARSAVAQSQVLLKNSGNLLPLAKTGGKIFVAGKSADNIGYQSGGWTVTWQGGSGATTPGTTILQGIRSTVGSGATVTYSANGSGIDSSYRVAIAVVGETPYAEGQGDRTGAMGLDSTDLTTISTLRAAGVPVVVVLVSGRPLDISGQLANWAALVAAWLPGTEGQGVADVLFGDVAPTGKTPMTWPNSASQQPINDGDGQASLFPYGFGLGYGAVDTSPPTAPGTPVASGITSSGATLTWAASTDNVGVTGYDVLNAANIVVTTASGTSVTLTGLSPATQYTLRARARDAAGNQSSPSSAVTFTTLSSVDTSPPTTPGTPTATAITATGATLTWTPSTDNVGVTGYDVLNAANAVVTTVSGPTATLTGLSPSTQYTLRARARDAAGNQSSASGAVTFTTSGTGGGATCRVTYVPNTWGGGGFGANVTIANTGTTTINGWTLAFTWPGSQQISAGWSATWTQSGANVTATNLSWNATLAPGASTGLGFNATYTATNPSPTTFTLNGTLCAVA, encoded by the coding sequence GTGCCCGAAACGATCCCGTCCCGCCGCCGATGGCTCACCGCCCTCTGTGGACTCACCCTCGCTGCCGCCGCCCTCGCCGTCCCCGGTGGTGCCGCAGCCGCAGTCCTTCCCTATCAGGACCCGTCGCTGCCGGTCGCCACCCGCGTCGCCGACCTGCTCGGCCGGATGAGCCTCGACGAGAAGCTGGGCCAGATGACCCAGGCCGAGCGCGCCTCCGTCACCACCGCCGAGCTGACCTCCTACCGCGTCGGCTCCGTGCTCTCCGGCGGCGGCTCCGCTCCGTCGTCGAACAACGCCGCCTCCTGGGCCGACATGGTCGACGGGTTCCAGAACGCGGCGCTCGCCACCCCGCTCGGCATCCCGATGATCTACGGGGTGGACGCCGTCCACGGGCACAACAACGTGGTCGGCGCGACGATCTTCCCGCACAACATCGGGCTCGGCGCCACCCGCAACCCGGCCCTGGTGCAGAGCATCGGCCGGGCGGTCGCCGAGGAGGTCACCGGTACGGGCATCCAGTGGAACTTCGCACCCTGCCTCTGCGTCGCCCGCAACGACCGCTGGGGGCGTACCTACGAATCCTTCGGCGAGAAGCCCGAACTCGCCTCCTCGATGACGACGATCGTCACCGGCCTGCAGGGCAGCACCCTCGGTGGCGCACCCGCCTCGGTGCTCGCCACCGCGAAGCACTTCATCGGCGACGGCGGCACCACGGGCGGCGTCGACCAGGGGAACACGCAGATCAGCGAGGCCGAACTGCGAGCGATCCACCTGCCGCCGTTCCAGGCCGCCGTGCAACGGGGCGTCGGCTCGGTGATGATCTCCTACAGCAGCTGGAACGGGTCCAAGCTGCACGGCAACCAGTTCCTCATCAATACCGTCCTCAAGGGCGAGCTGGGCTTCACCGGGTTCGTCGTCTCCGACTGGAACGGCGTCGACCAGATCGACGGCGCCACCGGACTGTCCGGCACCGATGTGCGTACCGCCATCAACGCCGGCATCGACATGGTGATGGCTCCGACCAGCTGGAAGACCTACATCTCGCTGCTGCGCACCGAGGTGCAGGCGGGCCGGGTCACCCAGGCCCGCATCGACGACGCCGTCAAGCGCATCCTCACCAAGAAGTTCGAGCTCGGCCTCTTCGAGCACCCGCTCGCCGACCGGTCCTACGCCTCGACCGTCGGCAGCGCGGCGCACCGGAACCTCGCCCGCAGCGCGGTCGCCCAGTCCCAGGTGCTGCTGAAGAACTCCGGCAACCTGCTGCCGCTGGCGAAGACCGGCGGCAAGATCTTCGTCGCCGGCAAGAGCGCCGACAACATCGGCTACCAGTCCGGCGGGTGGACCGTCACCTGGCAGGGCGGTTCCGGTGCCACCACGCCCGGCACCACGATCCTGCAGGGCATCCGCAGCACGGTCGGCTCCGGCGCCACCGTCACCTACAGCGCCAACGGGTCCGGGATCGACAGCTCCTATCGCGTCGCGATCGCCGTGGTGGGGGAGACCCCCTACGCCGAGGGGCAGGGCGACCGGACCGGCGCGATGGGGCTGGACAGCACCGATCTCACCACGATCAGCACGTTGCGCGCGGCTGGCGTACCCGTCGTGGTGGTCCTGGTCTCCGGACGGCCGCTCGACATCAGCGGACAGCTCGCCAACTGGGCCGCGCTCGTCGCGGCCTGGCTGCCCGGAACCGAGGGGCAGGGCGTGGCCGACGTGCTCTTCGGCGATGTCGCGCCGACCGGTAAGACGCCGATGACCTGGCCCAACAGCGCGAGCCAGCAGCCCATCAACGACGGCGACGGGCAGGCGAGCCTCTTCCCCTACGGCTTCGGGCTCGGTTACGGCGCCGTCGACACGTCGCCGCCGACCGCACCCGGCACGCCCGTCGCCTCGGGCATCACCTCGTCGGGCGCGACGCTCACCTGGGCCGCGTCGACCGACAATGTCGGCGTCACCGGTTATGACGTGCTCAACGCCGCCAATATCGTCGTCACCACGGCGAGCGGCACCTCCGTCACGCTCACCGGGCTCTCGCCCGCGACGCAGTACACGCTGCGGGCCCGCGCCCGCGACGCGGCCGGCAACCAGTCCAGCCCGTCGTCCGCCGTCACCTTCACCACCCTGTCGAGTGTGGACACAAGCCCACCCACCACGCCGGGTACGCCGACCGCGACCGCCATCACCGCGACGGGCGCCACCCTCACCTGGACCCCGTCCACGGACAACGTCGGCGTCACCGGGTACGACGTGCTCAACGCCGCCAACGCCGTCGTCACCACCGTGAGCGGCCCGACGGCGACCCTGACCGGCCTGTCGCCGTCGACGCAGTACACGCTGCGTGCCCGCGCCCGCGACGCGGCCGGGAACCAGTCGTCGGCGTCCGGCGCGGTCACCTTCACCACGAGCGGCACCGGCGGTGGTGCGACGTGCCGGGTGACCTACGTGCCCAACACCTGGGGCGGTGGCGGTTTCGGGGCCAACGTCACGATCGCCAACACCGGCACGACCACGATCAACGGCTGGACGCTCGCCTTCACCTGGCCCGGCAGCCAGCAGATCAGCGCGGGCTGGTCGGCGACGTGGACCCAGTCCGGCGCCAACGTCACGGCCACCAACCTGAGCTGGAACGCCACCCTGGCTCCCGGCGCGTCGACGGGCCTGGGTTTCAACGCCACCTACACCGCGACGAACCCGTCCCCCACGACATTCACCCTCAACGGCACCCTCTGCGCCGTCGCGTAA
- a CDS encoding maleylpyruvate isomerase family mycothiol-dependent enzyme codes for MTLLGHGRYCDEIVAQTELLRTLIRGADLAVEVPTCPGWTLETLVRHIGGNLRTVETAVRTGEAVDSPAEQVAELTGPASHDPAAIEAWFAEGAARYVESMRKAGPDVQAQVWGIPWTTLPWVRRGLHDIVIHRLDASIALGVDYKLDLDLAADSIDELLELFTGLQAMGAIPKLADLRGLGESLLLVATDTGQSWHIDCGAEGFTWRQGEGRATVTLAGNLLDVLAVFYRRQPVTSPRVQVTGDTALLDFWLDRVSLT; via the coding sequence ATGACTTTGCTGGGACACGGCCGCTACTGCGATGAGATCGTGGCGCAGACCGAGCTGCTCCGCACCCTGATCCGCGGCGCCGACCTCGCCGTCGAGGTGCCGACCTGTCCAGGATGGACACTGGAGACGCTGGTGCGGCACATCGGCGGCAACCTCCGGACCGTCGAGACCGCCGTGCGGACCGGCGAGGCGGTCGACAGCCCCGCCGAGCAGGTCGCCGAGCTGACCGGCCCGGCGAGCCACGACCCGGCCGCGATCGAGGCCTGGTTCGCCGAGGGCGCCGCCCGCTATGTCGAGTCGATGCGCAAGGCCGGTCCGGACGTGCAGGCTCAGGTCTGGGGCATTCCCTGGACAACCCTCCCCTGGGTACGCCGTGGGCTGCACGACATCGTCATCCACCGACTCGACGCGTCGATCGCGCTGGGCGTCGACTACAAGCTCGACCTCGACCTCGCCGCCGACTCCATCGACGAGCTGCTGGAGCTCTTCACCGGCCTGCAGGCGATGGGCGCGATCCCGAAGCTCGCCGACCTGCGCGGCCTGGGGGAGTCCCTGCTGCTGGTCGCGACCGACACGGGCCAGTCGTGGCACATCGACTGCGGCGCCGAGGGCTTCACCTGGCGCCAAGGCGAGGGAAGGGCGACGGTCACCCTCGCGGGCAACCTCCTGGACGTGCTGGCGGTCTTCTACCGCCGCCAGCCGGTCACCAGCCCTCGAGTCCAGGTCACCGGCGACACCGCCCTGCTCGACTTCTGGCTGGACCGAGTCTCCCTCACCTGA
- a CDS encoding metallophosphoesterase, with amino-acid sequence MSDSESLPINTGRSVGQVLRPFIFGGVVLLVLAALFGLPWWALVSASTDWPAPVFAIGTAVFAVAVIAFPVLMYLGHRGGGADWAARIADTMLGVVWVLFTWTLLSNVLRLGLIVAGVDNPVRSRIVAVAIVAVAVPLIIWGAVEAMRVPRLRHVEVTLPRLGAGLDGTRVVVLTDTHYGPINRARWSAGVAAAVNKLDPDIVVHAGDIADGTADKRREQSAPLGTIRAKMARVYVTGNHEYYSEAQGWLDRMGELGWDLLHNRHVVVERGGDRLIVAGIDDATAAGSGLPGHRPNLDGALAGTDASLPVLLVAHQPKQVREAAAAGVDLQISGHTHGGQIWPFNFLVKLDQPSVQGLSRHGERTQLYTSRGTGFWGPPLRVFAPSEITVLTLRTA; translated from the coding sequence ATGTCAGACAGCGAATCGCTCCCCATCAACACCGGCCGGAGCGTGGGGCAGGTGCTTCGCCCGTTCATCTTCGGCGGGGTGGTCCTCCTCGTGCTCGCCGCCCTCTTCGGCCTGCCCTGGTGGGCGCTGGTCTCGGCCTCGACCGACTGGCCCGCCCCCGTCTTCGCCATCGGCACCGCCGTCTTCGCCGTGGCCGTCATCGCCTTCCCCGTCCTGATGTACCTCGGCCATCGCGGCGGCGGCGCCGACTGGGCGGCTCGGATCGCCGACACGATGCTCGGCGTGGTCTGGGTGCTGTTCACCTGGACCCTGCTCAGCAACGTGCTCCGGCTCGGGCTCATCGTCGCCGGGGTCGACAACCCGGTCCGCTCCCGGATCGTGGCCGTCGCCATCGTCGCCGTCGCGGTCCCGCTCATCATCTGGGGCGCCGTCGAGGCGATGCGGGTGCCGCGCCTGCGCCACGTCGAGGTGACCCTGCCCCGGCTCGGCGCCGGGCTCGACGGGACCAGGGTCGTCGTGCTGACCGACACCCACTACGGCCCGATCAACCGCGCTCGCTGGTCGGCCGGGGTCGCCGCGGCCGTAAACAAGCTCGACCCCGACATCGTCGTCCACGCCGGCGACATCGCCGACGGCACCGCGGACAAGCGGCGCGAGCAGTCGGCGCCCCTCGGCACGATCCGGGCGAAGATGGCCCGGGTCTACGTCACCGGCAACCACGAGTACTACAGCGAGGCACAGGGCTGGCTCGACCGGATGGGCGAGCTCGGCTGGGACCTGCTGCACAACCGCCACGTCGTGGTGGAGCGCGGCGGTGACCGGCTGATCGTCGCGGGCATCGACGACGCGACCGCCGCCGGTTCCGGACTCCCCGGCCACCGCCCCAACCTCGACGGCGCGCTCGCCGGCACCGACGCGTCCCTGCCCGTGCTGCTCGTCGCCCATCAGCCCAAGCAGGTCCGCGAGGCGGCAGCGGCCGGAGTCGACCTGCAGATCTCCGGCCACACCCACGGCGGCCAGATCTGGCCCTTCAACTTCCTGGTGAAGCTCGACCAGCCCTCGGTCCAGGGCCTGAGCCGCCACGGTGAGCGCACGCAGCTCTACACGAGCCGAGGCACCGGCTTCTGGGGTCCCCCGCTACGCGTCTTCGCCCCCAGCGAGATAACGGTCCTCACCCTCCGCACCGCCTGA
- a CDS encoding polyprenyl synthetase family protein, which yields MSNSTLRASTGLRGQFDDALAAFLDARAADWPDTVPGPLPQLIRRFILAGGKRLRPSFCYWGWSATSRTPEPGLICAAASLELFHSFALIHDDIMDASDLRRGEPTMHRSLARLYAHESEAAAERMGGSLAILAGDLCAMWSEQMFHESGLPAGELAAALPWLVLMRNEIILGQFLDITAADGTTASCEEIIKYKTARYTVTRPLQIGAALAGADRRLITGLAGFGDPLGAAFQLRDDLLGVFGTPTDTGKPDLDDLRAGKPTMLIAIARRRARATQSTRIRDLYGSPGLDESGARTLRAAITDTGAVTAVETMIQRSRR from the coding sequence ATGTCGAACTCGACGCTGCGCGCATCCACCGGTCTCCGCGGGCAGTTCGACGACGCGCTCGCCGCCTTTCTCGACGCCCGCGCCGCCGACTGGCCCGACACCGTGCCGGGACCGCTGCCGCAGCTCATTCGCCGTTTCATCCTCGCGGGCGGCAAGCGGTTGCGCCCGTCGTTCTGCTACTGGGGCTGGTCCGCGACCAGTCGGACGCCCGAGCCCGGACTGATCTGCGCGGCGGCGTCACTGGAGCTGTTCCACAGCTTCGCGCTGATCCACGACGACATCATGGACGCCAGCGACCTGCGCCGGGGTGAACCCACCATGCACCGCTCCCTCGCCCGCCTGTACGCCCACGAGTCCGAGGCGGCCGCCGAGCGGATGGGCGGCAGCCTCGCCATCCTCGCGGGTGACCTCTGCGCGATGTGGTCGGAGCAGATGTTCCACGAGTCCGGGCTGCCCGCCGGGGAGCTCGCCGCGGCGCTGCCCTGGCTGGTCCTGATGCGCAACGAGATCATCCTGGGCCAGTTCCTCGACATCACCGCCGCCGACGGCACGACGGCGAGCTGCGAGGAGATCATCAAGTACAAGACCGCCCGTTACACCGTGACCCGGCCGCTGCAGATCGGTGCGGCGCTCGCCGGGGCCGATCGGCGGCTCATCACCGGTTTGGCGGGCTTCGGCGATCCGCTGGGCGCGGCCTTCCAGCTCCGCGACGACCTGCTCGGCGTCTTCGGCACACCCACCGACACCGGCAAGCCGGACCTGGACGACCTGCGCGCGGGCAAGCCGACGATGCTGATCGCGATCGCCCGCCGGCGCGCCCGCGCCACGCAGTCCACCCGCATCCGGGACCTCTACGGCAGCCCCGGCCTCGACGAGTCCGGTGCGCGCACGCTCCGCGCCGCCATCACCGACACGGGGGCCGTCACGGCCGTCGAGACGATGATCCAGCGGTCGAGACGATGA
- a CDS encoding IclR family transcriptional regulator: MDFHRDPTGLVARTVRVLEELACNGRPMTLSELTRAALVPKSSMHRILTMLLETEAVVRRGELYHLAREFAETIHHGQRGEFTILRRAVAPHLVDLHRRSGGQVTSLAVLDGDEVVVLDSIFTHEHHAALRQQPYRMPARTTAAGQVLLAMGPDGEQRVELEDAPLARVRRDGLAVCRREVAEEFAGVAVPIIGPRGDVIAALSLGGRQDLITGWHLGRLLRQIAYAASLAVRGIGTGTRDRQRPAA; the protein is encoded by the coding sequence ATGGATTTCCACCGTGATCCCACCGGCCTCGTTGCGCGTACGGTGCGGGTGCTGGAGGAACTCGCCTGCAACGGCCGCCCGATGACCCTCTCCGAGCTGACCCGCGCCGCTCTCGTACCGAAGTCCAGCATGCACCGCATCCTGACGATGCTGTTGGAGACGGAGGCGGTGGTCCGCCGAGGCGAGCTTTACCACCTCGCCCGGGAGTTCGCCGAGACCATCCATCACGGACAGCGGGGCGAGTTCACCATCCTGCGCCGAGCGGTCGCGCCCCACCTCGTCGACCTGCACCGCCGCAGCGGTGGCCAGGTCACCAGCCTCGCGGTCCTCGACGGGGACGAGGTTGTCGTCCTGGACAGCATCTTCACCCACGAGCACCACGCCGCACTGCGACAGCAGCCCTACCGGATGCCGGCCCGGACCACCGCGGCCGGTCAGGTGCTGCTCGCGATGGGGCCGGACGGCGAGCAGCGGGTGGAGCTGGAGGATGCCCCGTTGGCCAGGGTCCGCCGGGACGGGCTCGCGGTCTGTCGACGGGAGGTCGCGGAGGAGTTCGCCGGGGTCGCCGTCCCGATCATCGGTCCCCGGGGCGACGTGATCGCCGCGCTCTCGCTCGGCGGCCGCCAGGATCTCATCACCGGCTGGCACCTCGGGAGGCTCCTGCGCCAGATCGCCTACGCCGCGTCCCTCGCCGTCCGCGGCATCGGCACCGGCACTCGGGATCGGCAACGTCCGGCGGCCTGA
- a CDS encoding acyl-CoA dehydrogenase family protein, with product MTESIPDRLSALVSAFLADHDPRGDRLEFLRARFDAGLSWLHFPEGHGGLGVSRVFQPAVDAAFAAAGAPDNRPRKISVGLGMAAPTLLHHGNEAQRQRFLRPLWTGEEVWCQLFSEPGAGSDLAGLACRAVRDGDGWVVDGQKVWTSQAFGSRWGILLARTDPTVPKHRGLTFFACDMHAPGVEVRPLRQLTGETEFNEVFLTGVRLGDDLRLGEVGDGWAVARTTLMNERVSIGGGAIPREGGLIGVLAKTWRTRPDLRTPGAHDALLRAWVRAEAIRLTGQRVRQQLAAGEPGPEGSAVKLSYAAVAQEITGLELEILGEQGLRHDDWTLRMPGAVEFLDRSPTHRYLRAKGNSIEGGTSEILRNIVAERVLGLPAEPRRDLDLAWKDLAK from the coding sequence GTGACCGAGTCCATCCCTGATCGACTCTCCGCCCTGGTCAGCGCGTTCCTCGCCGACCACGACCCGCGCGGGGACCGCCTCGAGTTCCTGCGTGCCCGCTTCGACGCCGGGCTCTCCTGGCTGCACTTCCCCGAGGGCCACGGCGGCCTCGGCGTCTCCCGGGTGTTCCAGCCCGCCGTCGACGCCGCCTTCGCCGCGGCCGGTGCGCCCGACAACCGGCCCCGCAAGATCTCCGTCGGCCTCGGCATGGCGGCACCGACCCTGCTGCACCACGGCAACGAAGCCCAGCGGCAGCGGTTCCTCCGTCCCCTGTGGACGGGCGAGGAGGTCTGGTGCCAGCTCTTCAGCGAGCCCGGTGCCGGCTCCGACCTGGCCGGGCTCGCCTGCCGGGCGGTCCGCGACGGCGACGGCTGGGTCGTCGACGGGCAGAAGGTCTGGACGTCGCAGGCCTTCGGCTCGCGGTGGGGCATCCTGCTCGCCCGCACCGATCCAACCGTGCCCAAGCATCGCGGGCTCACCTTCTTCGCCTGCGACATGCACGCCCCGGGTGTCGAGGTCCGGCCGCTGCGGCAGCTCACCGGCGAGACCGAGTTCAACGAGGTCTTCCTCACCGGTGTGCGGCTCGGCGACGACCTGCGTCTCGGCGAGGTCGGCGACGGCTGGGCGGTCGCCCGCACCACCCTGATGAACGAGCGCGTCAGCATCGGCGGCGGCGCGATCCCGCGCGAGGGCGGCCTGATCGGGGTGCTCGCCAAGACCTGGCGCACCCGCCCCGATCTGCGTACGCCGGGCGCCCACGACGCGCTGCTGCGCGCCTGGGTGCGAGCCGAGGCGATCCGGCTCACCGGACAGCGGGTGCGCCAGCAGCTCGCCGCGGGGGAGCCGGGGCCGGAAGGGTCGGCGGTGAAGCTCTCCTACGCCGCGGTCGCGCAGGAGATCACCGGCCTCGAACTGGAAATCCTCGGTGAGCAGGGGCTCCGGCACGACGACTGGACCCTGCGCATGCCGGGCGCGGTGGAGTTCCTCGACCGCTCGCCCACGCACCGCTACCTGCGGGCCAAGGGCAACTCCATCGAGGGCGGCACCTCGGAGATCCTGCGCAACATCGTGGCCGAGCGCGTTCTCGGCCTGCCCGCCGAACCCCGTCGCGACCTCGACCTCGCCTGGAAGGACCTCGCCAAGTGA
- a CDS encoding acyl-CoA dehydrogenase family protein — MTSTDLLYSDVDVELRAGLRAMLGARSAWPDVLRRTETAETADPALWHTLATEMELAGLAVPEEFGGAAAGFHQTAVVLEELGRAVAPVPYLSSAVIATAALLASRDAELLAVVASGEKQAALAVPFSSGPAAPPHTVHADGSVLTGTVRAVAGGLTADVLLVPTAGGLFAVSAAEAVREPVVSLDQTRPLADLSFSGAYGRLLARGDAAAEVVVTALVTGAALLASEQVGVAQWCLDTTVEYVRERHQFGRPIGSFQAVKHRLADVWVEVAQARAVARHAAVCAGAGGWEAVVAASLAQAYCGPVAVLAAETCVQLHGGVGFTWEHPAHLYLKRAKSSAIGLGTADRHRAALAAMVDLPPA, encoded by the coding sequence GTGACCAGCACCGACCTGCTCTACTCCGATGTGGACGTCGAGCTGCGGGCGGGCCTGCGGGCGATGCTCGGTGCCCGCAGCGCCTGGCCGGACGTGCTGCGGCGCACCGAGACCGCCGAGACGGCCGACCCCGCGCTCTGGCACACCCTGGCGACGGAGATGGAGCTCGCCGGGCTCGCCGTCCCCGAGGAGTTCGGCGGTGCCGCAGCGGGCTTCCACCAGACCGCCGTCGTGCTGGAGGAGCTGGGCCGGGCCGTGGCGCCGGTGCCCTATCTCAGCAGCGCGGTGATCGCCACGGCCGCCCTGCTCGCCAGCCGGGACGCCGAGCTGCTCGCCGTCGTCGCGAGCGGGGAGAAGCAGGCGGCACTCGCCGTGCCGTTCTCGTCGGGACCGGCTGCCCCGCCGCACACGGTGCATGCCGACGGTTCCGTGCTCACCGGCACGGTCCGGGCGGTCGCGGGTGGGCTCACGGCGGACGTGCTGCTCGTACCCACGGCTGGTGGGCTCTTCGCGGTGAGCGCGGCCGAGGCCGTGCGCGAGCCGGTCGTCTCGCTGGACCAGACCCGGCCGCTCGCGGATCTGAGCTTCTCCGGCGCCTACGGGCGGCTGCTCGCGCGGGGCGACGCGGCCGCCGAGGTGGTGGTGACCGCGCTCGTCACCGGTGCCGCGCTGCTCGCATCGGAGCAGGTCGGCGTCGCGCAGTGGTGTCTGGACACGACGGTGGAGTATGTCCGCGAGCGGCACCAGTTCGGCCGGCCCATCGGCTCGTTCCAGGCGGTCAAGCACCGTCTCGCCGATGTCTGGGTCGAGGTCGCCCAGGCTCGGGCGGTCGCTCGGCACGCGGCGGTGTGCGCCGGTGCGGGCGGCTGGGAGGCGGTGGTCGCGGCCTCGTTGGCCCAGGCCTACTGCGGGCCGGTCGCGGTGCTGGCGGCGGAGACGTGCGTGCAGCTCCATGGTGGAGTCGGCTTCACCTGGGAGCACCCGGCGCACCTGTATCTCAAGCGGGCCAAGAGTTCGGCGATCGGCCTCGGCACGGCCGACCGGCACCGCGCGGCGCTGGCCGCGATGGTCGACCTGCCCCCGGCCTGA
- a CDS encoding ABC transporter ATP-binding protein: MNQQSGLALDGIGVRFGGLVALDGVTLRCPPGRILGVIGPNGAGKTTLFNVVCGFVRPTSGTITLDGRPLRPRPHRLAALGIGRTLQGVGLFAGLSVVENVMIGASHTARAGFASALLGLPRSDRDERRIRDAAMELLAELGIAEHADASPGTLPYALRKKVSIARALAAKPRLLLLDEPAGGLGADEISELQQLVAGLPARDGGETSVMLVEHHMDFVMSLCDEVVVLDFGRVIATGSPQQVRDDPAVAEAYLGAVVESGDQA; this comes from the coding sequence GTGAACCAGCAATCGGGTCTGGCGCTCGACGGGATCGGAGTGCGCTTCGGCGGCCTGGTCGCGCTCGACGGCGTGACGCTGCGCTGCCCGCCCGGCCGCATCCTCGGTGTCATCGGGCCCAACGGCGCGGGCAAGACCACGCTCTTCAACGTGGTCTGCGGCTTCGTCCGGCCGACCAGCGGCACCATCACCCTCGACGGTCGCCCGCTGCGCCCCAGACCGCATCGGCTCGCCGCGCTCGGCATCGGCCGCACCCTCCAGGGCGTCGGACTCTTCGCCGGGCTCAGCGTGGTGGAGAACGTGATGATCGGCGCGAGCCACACGGCACGGGCCGGGTTCGCCTCGGCGCTGCTCGGGCTGCCGCGCAGCGACCGCGACGAGCGCCGCATCCGTGACGCCGCGATGGAGCTGCTCGCCGAGCTCGGCATCGCCGAGCACGCCGACGCCTCGCCCGGCACCCTGCCCTATGCCCTGCGCAAGAAGGTCTCCATCGCCCGGGCGCTGGCGGCGAAGCCCCGGCTGCTCCTGCTCGACGAGCCGGCCGGCGGCCTCGGCGCCGACGAGATCTCCGAGCTCCAGCAGCTCGTCGCGGGACTCCCCGCCCGCGACGGCGGCGAGACCTCGGTGATGCTCGTCGAGCACCACATGGACTTCGTCATGTCGCTCTGCGACGAGGTGGTGGTGCTCGACTTCGGCCGGGTCATCGCCACCGGATCGCCGCAGCAGGTCCGCGATGACCCGGCCGTCGCGGAGGCCTACCTCGGTGCCGTCGTCGAATCGGGGGACCAGGCATGA
- a CDS encoding ABC transporter ATP-binding protein, whose product MSELLLAVSGLVAGYGAAPVLHEVDLAVEAGTIVAVLGANGAGKSTLLRTISGLVRPAAGTISFDGADLRGVAVEQVVRRGLAHVPEGRGIVEELTVEENLRLGGLWRARDARRDVEEIYELFAPLAGRRRSAGHQLSGGERQLLAIGRALMAKPRLLLLDEPSLGLAPRITAQIMALLRHLRDDTGLAVLLVEQNVRSALSVADRGVVISLGKVVADADAAALRDDADLRHAYLGF is encoded by the coding sequence ATGAGCGAGCTGCTCCTTGCGGTCAGCGGGCTCGTCGCCGGCTACGGCGCCGCACCGGTGCTGCACGAGGTCGACCTCGCCGTCGAGGCCGGGACCATCGTCGCCGTCCTCGGGGCCAACGGTGCGGGCAAGTCCACGCTGTTGCGTACCATCTCGGGGCTCGTCCGACCCGCGGCCGGGACGATCAGCTTCGACGGCGCCGACCTGCGCGGGGTCGCCGTCGAGCAGGTCGTCCGGCGAGGGCTGGCACACGTGCCCGAGGGGCGCGGCATCGTCGAGGAGCTGACGGTCGAGGAGAACCTGCGGCTCGGCGGCCTCTGGCGGGCCCGCGACGCACGCCGTGACGTCGAGGAGATCTACGAGCTCTTCGCCCCGCTCGCCGGTCGCCGCCGCAGTGCCGGTCACCAGCTCTCCGGCGGGGAGCGCCAACTCCTCGCCATCGGCCGGGCCCTGATGGCCAAGCCGCGCCTGCTTCTGCTCGACGAGCCGTCGCTCGGCCTCGCTCCACGGATCACCGCGCAGATCATGGCGCTGCTACGCCACCTGCGCGACGACACGGGCCTCGCGGTGCTGCTCGTCGAGCAGAACGTACGCAGTGCGCTCTCCGTCGCCGATCGAGGTGTCGTCATCTCCCTCGGCAAGGTCGTCGCCGACGCGGATGCCGCGGCACTCCGCGACGACGCGGACCTTCGCCATGCCTACCTCGGATTCTGA